CTCCTGCACCCCGCAACGCAAGGACACTTCCTGCCCGGCCGCAATTTCAGTTTTGGCCGCGAAAAGCTCATACACCTCGTAAAAGGCGATGTCGCAAAAGTGGGTCATGGTAGCGGTAACGGTATGATTGGTTTTATCCAGCTTCGTGGCCATGGGCTTCCAGGTGCCGTTGGCGTCCTGGTAGGCAAGCATGAGCATGTCTTCCGCGCCGGGCGTCAGATCCTCGGGGTTGTACTTGATGGTAACGGTCACCGGTTTGGTGAAGTTGACGTCGTCCGGCAGGATGCGGTAGGCCAGCAGGGGCTTGTCGGGCCGGAGGGTGTTGGAAACAGCCTGGATGCGGAACGTCCGGTCCTCCGCTACCGCACCGGAGGGCACGGTGAGCGAAACGTTGAGGTCGGTCGATTGCAGGGAGCCGCCGGCGGCGCCAATTACGGCCCATGCCACCTGGCCCGCCACGGCGCCTTTGGCCGTGGTAAAAGGTTTGCCGGTAACAACGGCCGGTTTGTCGGGTTCGGGCTGGTCTTTTTTCGATTTTTTAGAACAGGCGAAAAGGGATAAGAGCCCGAAGGCGCATAGTACATAGTATTTCATGGGGTGTGCATTGGTTCCGGGAAACAAAGTTAGCAGGTGGCAATGGTGGAATCGATACTGCTTTGGCTGAGTTGGCGGATATGCTTTCCGAACCCTGCGTACTCAGGCCGCAAAGAACGGATATAACCGCCGGATATTTCCGACAATGGTATCGCGTGGATGGCAGGGTTCTTGCTGCCGTTTCGTTTATGAAAAACCTCCAGCCATTCCTTGCCCTGGCCGTGCTGGCCGCCGCCTGCCATGCGGGCCCCGACACCAACAATGCCGACGCCGTGCCGCCCATCGGCGATTCCGTGGTGGTGGAAAACGTTCCGCCCGACAGCCTGGTGGAGCCGGGTGTGGCCGTGGGGAATGTGAAGCTGGGCGCGGATGCCGCGCCGTTTGTCGCGCGGATGGGCAAGCCCGACAGCGGCGATGCCGCCATGGGCAAAGCGCTCGCCATCTGGAAGAACAACGGATTTCAAACCGCTTTGTATACCGAACGCAATATGGGGGTAGACGATACCGCCCGCATCCGGATGTTCCGCACTACCCATCCCGGATACCGTACCGCCGGCAAAGCCGGTTCCGGCGCAGCCCTCGCGGACCTGGCGCGCAGCTTCGACCTGACGCAGACCGCCTGGTACCCCGAAGGTCCGGATACCATCCGGGTGCTTACCGCGCCGGAGGGGATTTCTTTTGAAGTCAACCAGAAAATGTTCTGCACCGGTCTTATCCTGCACGCGCCCGGAGCCGATCCTTCCGCATCTTACCTGCCATTCCATCCCAACGCCGTTCGCGCCGGATCGAAGCCATAGCGCTATACATCGTATAGGTTTCTCCGTTACCCATTTGTACATCCGCCTGCGGCCGGCGCGCTGCCGTTTTTCCATCAGCAATAAAAAGGAAAAACAGGATAAGCGGTTGGCTTGCGCACGCAACCTGCCGTAGAATATTTGCGATCTGCTAAAAAAAATGAAAGGAGAAGAATGTTGTAACCCGCTACCATAAACGGATTCAGCGACCGGTGCAGGATAGTGCAGGACGGGAGGCAGGATGGAGCAGGTTGCGGGAGAGAAATTATTCGAGTATTATTGAATTGTTGAATGATAGAACAGATTGACGGATGCGGACTTGATAAGGAAGATAAAAAAGCCCGGACGCCCTGCAGGTAATGGTTTGACAGCAGAAAAGTAAACAGGGTGGGCAGCATTACGGTCTTTAAGACAGACATGAACATTACCACGCGCAAAATACTGTCGCCGCGATTATATCAGCCGAAAACAGATTTGCCACGTATGAAAAACTGTGCGCCATTTTCAGCTAAGGCGGCGACACCGACTATTGCTTATTTTTTATAGTATGAATAAATCCGCTCTCCGGCAGGCCGCCGGTTTATGTTTGCTATTGTCCTTACTGCAGCCCTTGCGTGCGCAGGAAGCGCTACGCAACTATTCCGCTCATCTGCCCGCAACGGATGCCCTCGGCCGGAAGCTCCCCGTGAGCACCGAAACCGGGCCAGAGAAAGCAGGCAAGTTTGTGGGTATTTTCTACTGGACCTGGCATTACCACCAGGCGCATCTTTCCCCAAACAATACCACCGCGTTCCTGCAAAAATATCCCGACGCCATTAATGATTACAAAGACCCGCGGTGGCCGGCCAATATCATGAACTTCTGGAACGAGCCCCTGTTCGGGTTCTATACCAATTCCGACAAATGGGTGATACGCAAGCACGCGGAAATGCTGGCAGACGCAGGTGTGGATATGATCATGTTCGACGCCACGAACGGCGACCTGGTCTGGAAACCCGCCTACATGGCGCTTTGCGAGGTATTCACCGAAGCACGCCGCGACGGCATCCGCACGCCGCAGATCGCTTTCATGCTCGGCTTCGGGCCCAGCAAAGCCACGCTCAGCGCCATCAAACAGATCTACAACGATCTTTATAAACCGGGCCTGTATAAAGACCTGTGGTTCCAATGGAAAGGGAAGCCCCTCGTGATGGCATACCCCGACAACATCGAAGACCCCGAGATCCGGGACTTCTTCACCTTCCGTCCCGGGCAGCCGGTATACGACAAAGGCCCCCAGCGAAAAGACCACTGGGGCTGGCTGGAGATCTTCCCGCAGCACGGGTTCGCGCAAAATGCAGACGGCAGCTTCGAACAAATGACCGTCGGCGTTTCCCAAAACTGGACGAAGCACAACGGCCTCAGCGCCATGAACATGCCCGGCGCCTTCGGCCGCAGCTACACCGATAAAAACGGCCACGATTCCCGGCCCGGCGCGCATCAGTACGGACTGAACTTCCAGGAACAGTGGGACCGCGCCCTCGGCCAAAACATCGAACTGGCCTTTGTGACCGGGTGGAACGAGTGGATCGCCGGGCGATATGACGTGTGGATGAAACAACCCAACGCCTTCCCCGACCAGTTCGATACCGAGCACAGCCGCGACATCGAGCCCATGAAAGGCGGGCACGGCGACAATTACTACTACCAGCTGGTAGCCAACATCAGGAAGTTCAAGGGCATGCCCGCGGAAGAAAAGCCCTCTTCCCCCAAACCATTAAAATCGACGGGCGCTTCTCCGACTGGGGCCGTGTAACCCCGGTATACCGCGCGCACAAAGGCAACACCGGGCACCGCGACCATGACGGTTTCAAAGGCACGCATTACACCAATACCACGGGCCGCAACGACTTGACGGCCGCCCGGGTGGCCCGCGACGCGCAGCATGTGTATTTCTACATCGAAACCGCCGCCCCGCTTACCCCACATACCGACCCCGCCTGGATGCGCCTGTTCATCGACACCGATAGCGACGCCAAAACGGGATGGGAGGGATACGACCTCGTCGTGAACCGGCAGGCGCCAGGTAAGAAAGCCATCCTCGAAAAACACGCCTCCGGATGGGTTTGGAACAAACTGGCGGAGGTAGCGTACCGGTATGAAGGAAATAGGATGGAAATCCGTATACCCCGGAAGTACTTCGGCCTGGGGCCGCTCCGCTTCCAGTTCAAATGGTCCGATAATATGCAGGAAAACGGCAACATCATGGACTTTCTCGTGAACGGGGATGTTGCGCCGGCAGGCAGGTTTAATTATGCTTTCTCTGAATGATCCCAGGTATATCGTCAACAAATCCACAACATGTAAAAGAAAAATTATCCACGTCATGATGAAACTGTATACGCGATTCCGGGCAACATGCTATATGTTCCTGGCGGTGATGCTTTTTGCCTTGCCGGCCCGGTCACAAAACAAAATAACCGTTTCGGGAACGGTCACCGATTCCGCCAGCGCCACGCCGCTGCCGGGGGTGACGGTGCGCGTGGCGGGCGCCAGTATCGGCGGGCAAACAGACGAGCTGGGGCGCTTCAGCCTCAGTGTTCCTTCCAACGCCGTGCTCGTTTTCGGCTTTCTCGGCTACCAGTCCAGGCAAGTGGCGGTAGGCGGAAGGGAGCAGCTGCTGGTGAAGCTTCCGGCCACCAATGAAAACCTGAACGAAGTGGTGGTTGTAGGGTACGGACAGCAAAAGAAGCTTTCGGTGACGGGAGCGGTGGCCTCCATCACTTCCGAAGACATCCGGATGACGACTTCCGCCAACCTCGCCGTCGCGATGGCGGGCAAGCTTCCCGGCCTTACATCCATTCAATCCGCCGGCGGACAACCGGGCCGTGACGACGCCACCCTGTATCTCCGCGGTGTGGCCACCACCAATGGCGCGAGCCCGCTGATCCTGATCGACGACGTTCCGCGCGACAACATCCGGACGATCGACCCCAACGAGGTGGCTACCATCACGGTGTTGAAAGACGCATCCGCCACAGCGGCATACGGGGTGAGGGGCGCAAACGGGGTGATCCTCATCACCACCAAGCGCGGGCAGCCCGGCAAGGCGGAACTGAGCCTCAGTGTGGACCAGAGCTGGGCCTCATTCACGCATGAGCCGAAGCGGTTGCATTCGGTGGAATACATGCGCCTGCGGAACGAGGCGTCTAAAAACGACGGGATCACCGAGGCGCCTTTCCCGGAAGATATAATCGCCAAATACGAAAACCCGCTTATCGGGCTGGATCCCAACGATCCGGATTTTGAAGCCAAAGCCAAAGTGCGCAGGTACATGTATCCCGACCATGATTACTACCGCGAGCTGATTAAACGGTTTGCGCCGCAAACAAGAGTGAACATGGGTATCCGTGGCGGAACGGAGAAAGTAAGCTATTTCGCCAACGCCAACTACCTCCACCAGGGCGGTAACCTGAACGTAGAGCCGAAATCGAAGCTGGGTTACGACCCATCGGCGAAGATGGACCGCTGGAGTTTCCGTTCCAATCTCGATTACAAGATTTCAGGATCGCTGAAAAGCTTTCTCAATATCGGCAGCTATATAGAAAGGGTGAATATGCCTTCGGCGGGCGTTTACCCGAATAGCAGCACCGACTGGATGATTTCCGACCTCATTTACCAGGCGCAGACCATTTTGCCCATCACGCCCGGCCCAACGGCCTTGCCGGGTTTCGGTATTCCGGAAGGCGCGATCATCGATCCCGGGTACCTCGACCGTTCGGCATTTGAAGTGATGAACCGCCAGGGCTACCGGCATGAAGTGCGCTCGAACCTCAACAGCTCGCTGGGGCTGGACTGGGACCTGGGCAAGTTGATCACGCCGGGTTTGAGCATGCGCGGCATGATCTCGTTCGATTCCCGCGGCACCACGGCCATGCAGGGGAGCAAGCTGGAACCGTTGTACCTGGCGCAGGTGAACTACGCAACCGATGAGCTGGTGTATTCCATCAAGCGCACGGGGCAGAACCGATTGGGGCTTGCCAAGGGAGCGGATTCCCGCTACAATATCAACATGCAGGGGCGGATCAACTACGCCCGCCAGTTTGCCCGCAAGCACGACGTGACGGCCATGGTGCTGGCGCAGCGTGATTACTGGGAATCTACCGGCGGGGAAATACCTTTCAATGTGATCGGTCTTTCCGCCAGGGCAACCTATGGCTATGATAACCGGTACCTCGCCGAGGTCAACGCCGGTTACAACGGATCTGAACAATTCGCGCCCAACAGGCGGTATGGCTTCTTCCCGGCGGCCTCGGTGGGCTGGGTAGTCAGCAACGAAGCTTTCCTGAAAGGCAACAATATCATTACCTCGTTGAAGCTGCGCGGTTCTTACGGTAAAGTAGGAAACGACAAGATGGGCGGCGCACGCTTCCTGTATCAGAGCAATATCACGATGGGCGGCGGGCCGCTGAGCAGCCTGGGCCTCGGCCAAGGCGTGAGCCAGGGCCTTCTCGGCAACCCGGACATTACCTGGGAAGAAGCGCTGAAGCGTAACATCGGTATCGATCTCCAGCTTTTCCGCGATCTCTCCATCACATTCGACTATTACACCGAAGACCGCAGCAAGATTCTCATCACCCGCGGCACCATTCCGGCGATCCAGGGCGTGCCCCTGGGCAATATCCCCAAAGTAAATATGGGTGAGGTCTTTAACAAAGGTCTGGAGATTGAACTGGAATATCATCGCCAGCTCAACCGCAACTGGTTCGTCCAGTTCCGCGGCAACTACGGCACCAACAAGAACGAGGTGCGCTTTATCGACGAGGCGATCAACGACGAGTCGTACGTTTACCGCCTGCGCCGGACGGGGTATCCGCTGGGCCAGCATTGGGGATACCAGATCGACCGTAGCAACGGCAACGGGTTTTTCAATTCCCAGGAAGAGCTGGATGCATACCTGGCGAAAACCACTTACGGCTTCGGCAGCCCGCGCGTTGGGGATTTCATTTACAAAGACCTGAACGGCGACGGCGTGGTGAACGATAAAGACATGCAGCCGCTGCGCAATACGCATATTCCCGGTTTCACCTGGGGCGCTACTTTTTCCGCTACGTGGAAGATGGTGGATGTGACACTGTTTTTCCAGGGTGTTGGAAAGTATACCGGGCGGTATGCCGACAACGGGGTGTACGAGATTATTAAGCAAGGCACCTATTTCGATATGCACCGCAACGCCTGGACGCCCGAGCGGTACGCGGCGGGGGAGAAGATCACCTATCCCGCGCTCAGCACCAAATCCAACACCAATTTCACCGCCAACGACTTCTTCATCACCGACAGGGCGTTTACCCGCCTGCGGAATGTGGAAGTGGCCGTGAACCTTCCGAAGTCGTGGATCAGCCCCATCGGGCTGCGTACGGCGCGGATACATGTAGGCGGGCAGAACCTCATCACCTGGTCCAAAAACTTCGTGATGACGCACCTGGACCCGGAAGGGAACAACGCCATCGGGTATCCGATCACACGGACGTTCAGCGTCGGTTTCAACACCTCATTCTGATCATTCAAACTAGTCTAACATGAAATCGATATATGCCTTTCTGCTGATATGCGCCGTAGCGGCCGTATCCTGTAACAAGGCGCTGGATATGGCGCCGGACGGGAAGCTGTCTATGGACGAGATTTTCACTGACAACAACAAAGTAGCGGCATTCCTGAATTCCTGCTACGCCAACGTACCCAGCAAGGGATTGGGATATTTCTTCACCTCCCGCGGGCCGGTGAACCTTACCGACGACGCCTGGGATACCGACGCCGAAGCGGAGCCCACGCTTATTGCCGGCAGGATGTATAATGGCGATGCAGCACCCGGCGCCCATCCGCTCGACAATCCCGCATCCATCGACCAAGGCAATGGCAACTACTGGAACCGTTACTGGAACTCCATCGGCAACATCAACCTGTTCCTCAGCCGTATCGACACGGCCACGGTAAACGATCCCGCGCACCGCAGCCGCTGGAAAGGGGAAGCGCACCTGCTCCGCGCATTTTACTATACGGAGCTGCTGCTGTGGTATGGCCCGTCCATCCCCATCGAAAAAGCGCCGCACAAATTCACGGACGATTTCTCCAACCTGAAAAAATCAACCTACTACGAATTGGCTAAATTCATCATTGAAGATTGCGACGCCGCGTTGGCCACACCGGAAATTCCCTGGCGGATAACGGTAGACGCTGAAAGCGGCCGGTTCACCAAAGCCCTGGCAACCGCCATCAAAAGCCGGATGATCCTCTTCGCCGCCAGCCCCTTGTACAACCTCGGGCAGGACCACTGGGAAGAAGCCTACAACATCAACAAACAAGCCCTGGCCAGCCTGCGCGCCAACGGGTATGAGCTGTATAACAAAGTGAACCTGCCGCACCTTTATCTAGTGGCAGACGCTCACCTCGGTCCCAACCTCAACCCGCACACCGCGATGTACAACGAGTACTTCACCCAGGCAATGAAATTCCAGGATAACCCGATCGACAAAGAAACCATCTACCAGCACCGCAGCAACACCGGGAATATTTTCCACGTAGACGGCGTTGGCGCGCAGAACGGGTACAAATCCGGCACCTGCCCCACGCAGGAACTGGTGGACGCTTACGAAACCTCCGACGGCAAGCCCGTACTCGTGCAGGACAATCCTTACCTCGACGAAAAACATACCCAGCCCAATTACAATCCGGAAAACACGTTGTACGACCCTGCCAATCCCTACGCCAACCGCGACCCCCGTTTCTACGCCACCATTTACTACAATGGTTCCAAACGGAAAGCGCGCTGGGGTTTTGCGGAAACTACAGAGTCTCCGGAGAATTTTCCTGCCGGCATCGGCAACCGTACACGCATCATCACAACCTATGTGGGCGAGCCTTTTACCGGCATCCATGCCGCCAGGAGAAGCGCTACCCGGACGGGTTATTATGAACGCAAATACCTGTATCCCACTTCGGGAGACGATAACGCGGTGGCGGGTGCTCCGCATAAATGGTACCGCCTGGGCGAAGTGATCCTGAACTTCGCGGAAGCCGCCGCCGAAGCCGGAAAGCTGGATGAAGCCAGGACCGCGGCAAATGAGATCCGCGCGCGCGCAGGCATGCCCGATCTGCCCACCGGTCTTACCAAATCGCAGCTCATTACCCGCATCCGTAACGAACGGCGGGTGGAAATGGCGCTGGAAGAAAACCGCTACTTCGATGTGCGCCGCTGGACGGCCCCGGGCGGCGATCTGGCCAAGACCGATAAATGGGTTACCGCGATGGAAATCACCCGCAACGCGGACGGAAGCTATACCTACAAACGTCGTCCTGTCAGGGAAGTGGAACGCAAGAATTACACCGCGAAGTTCCTGTATTTCCCCCTGCCGCTGGATGAGGCCAACCGCCTCCGTTCCATCACCGGGCAAAACTGGCAAAACCCCGGCTGGTAAGCACGGGATCGTTTTTCTGACCGCAATATGAATCACATGCAACAAAAAATTCAACATACACTCGCGCTGGCGGCATTGCTTGCCTGCGCTGCGTTTCCCGCCGCCGCCCAGCAGGAAAAAGGGGATGTGCGTACCGGTCGTGTTACCGACGTACATGGCCGCCCGCTCGCCGGCGTATCCGTGCAAACGCTGGATGGGCGCAACGGAACCGCCACCGGCGCCAACGGTCAATTCACCCTGCCGCTCAGTACCAGCCAGCTTTCGCTGACGGCCTGGGTGCGCGGTTACCGCCGCGATACCCTGGAGCCGGGTAACAGTGCCGATATTCACATCGTGCTGCAAAGAGATGTACACCAGCTCGACGAGCCCGTGTATATGGGCTATACCTCCCGCGACCGCCGGGGCCTCACCGGTGCCGTGGCCACCGTTTCCGGAGAAGTGCTGGAACGCGCGCCGGTGGCTAACCTGGGTATGACTTTCGCCGGCCGTTTGCCGGGATTGTATACCCATGAATCCGGCTCCGAATTATCCCGCGCCACTACCGACATGTTCATCCGCGGATTATCATCGGCGCGCCGGCAGGGCCCGCTGGTGATCATGGACGGAACGCTCGTATCCTTCAACAGCGCGCAAACCCTGGAGTATATCACGCCTGCCGAAATTGAATCGGTTTCGGTGTTGAAAGATGCATCCGCACAAGCATTGTACGGCATTCAGGGTGCCAACGGCATTATCGTGGTAACGACCAAAAGGGGAACGAAAGGGCCGTTGAAAGTGGACGTGCGCCTCGATCAGTCGATCCAGGAAGTAACCACGCGCCCTGTTTACATCGGTTCCTATGAATACGCCACTTTGCGCAACCAGGCGGCGAAGAACGATGGACGGGGAGATTTCTTTGCATTCAACCAGGCGCAGGTAGAAGGCTTCCGCACGGGATCCGACCGCAACCTGTATCCCGAAAACAACTGGTACGACCGGTACATGCGGGACCAGGCGAAGATGGAGCGCGTCAATGTAAGCTTGTCCGGCGGCAACGACCGCGTGCAGTTTTTCTCCAACCTGAACGTGATGCACCAGGGCGGGCAGTGGAACATTGATACCGACAAGTATAAATCAGACGCCAATAACGTGTGGGTGAATTACCGTTCCAACCTGGATATGAACCTGCATAAGCACATCAAGGCGTTCCTCCGGCTGAGCGGTAATATCAAGCGCGAGCGCACGCCGGGTTCCGGCAACGCCACGGTGTATTCCAGCCTGTTCCAGATGGCGCCTACGGTGTATGGCCCGCTTACGCCGGCCATCATCGACCCACTGGGCAAGGTGCCTCC
Above is a genomic segment from Chitinophaga pollutisoli containing:
- a CDS encoding TonB-dependent receptor, whose amino-acid sequence is MMKLYTRFRATCYMFLAVMLFALPARSQNKITVSGTVTDSASATPLPGVTVRVAGASIGGQTDELGRFSLSVPSNAVLVFGFLGYQSRQVAVGGREQLLVKLPATNENLNEVVVVGYGQQKKLSVTGAVASITSEDIRMTTSANLAVAMAGKLPGLTSIQSAGGQPGRDDATLYLRGVATTNGASPLILIDDVPRDNIRTIDPNEVATITVLKDASATAAYGVRGANGVILITTKRGQPGKAELSLSVDQSWASFTHEPKRLHSVEYMRLRNEASKNDGITEAPFPEDIIAKYENPLIGLDPNDPDFEAKAKVRRYMYPDHDYYRELIKRFAPQTRVNMGIRGGTEKVSYFANANYLHQGGNLNVEPKSKLGYDPSAKMDRWSFRSNLDYKISGSLKSFLNIGSYIERVNMPSAGVYPNSSTDWMISDLIYQAQTILPITPGPTALPGFGIPEGAIIDPGYLDRSAFEVMNRQGYRHEVRSNLNSSLGLDWDLGKLITPGLSMRGMISFDSRGTTAMQGSKLEPLYLAQVNYATDELVYSIKRTGQNRLGLAKGADSRYNINMQGRINYARQFARKHDVTAMVLAQRDYWESTGGEIPFNVIGLSARATYGYDNRYLAEVNAGYNGSEQFAPNRRYGFFPAASVGWVVSNEAFLKGNNIITSLKLRGSYGKVGNDKMGGARFLYQSNITMGGGPLSSLGLGQGVSQGLLGNPDITWEEALKRNIGIDLQLFRDLSITFDYYTEDRSKILITRGTIPAIQGVPLGNIPKVNMGEVFNKGLEIELEYHRQLNRNWFVQFRGNYGTNKNEVRFIDEAINDESYVYRLRRTGYPLGQHWGYQIDRSNGNGFFNSQEELDAYLAKTTYGFGSPRVGDFIYKDLNGDGVVNDKDMQPLRNTHIPGFTWGATFSATWKMVDVTLFFQGVGKYTGRYADNGVYEIIKQGTYFDMHRNAWTPERYAAGEKITYPALSTKSNTNFTANDFFITDRAFTRLRNVEVAVNLPKSWISPIGLRTARIHVGGQNLITWSKNFVMTHLDPEGNNAIGYPITRTFSVGFNTSF
- a CDS encoding RagB/SusD family nutrient uptake outer membrane protein, with amino-acid sequence MKSIYAFLLICAVAAVSCNKALDMAPDGKLSMDEIFTDNNKVAAFLNSCYANVPSKGLGYFFTSRGPVNLTDDAWDTDAEAEPTLIAGRMYNGDAAPGAHPLDNPASIDQGNGNYWNRYWNSIGNINLFLSRIDTATVNDPAHRSRWKGEAHLLRAFYYTELLLWYGPSIPIEKAPHKFTDDFSNLKKSTYYELAKFIIEDCDAALATPEIPWRITVDAESGRFTKALATAIKSRMILFAASPLYNLGQDHWEEAYNINKQALASLRANGYELYNKVNLPHLYLVADAHLGPNLNPHTAMYNEYFTQAMKFQDNPIDKETIYQHRSNTGNIFHVDGVGAQNGYKSGTCPTQELVDAYETSDGKPVLVQDNPYLDEKHTQPNYNPENTLYDPANPYANRDPRFYATIYYNGSKRKARWGFAETTESPENFPAGIGNRTRIITTYVGEPFTGIHAARRSATRTGYYERKYLYPTSGDDNAVAGAPHKWYRLGEVILNFAEAAAEAGKLDEARTAANEIRARAGMPDLPTGLTKSQLITRIRNERRVEMALEENRYFDVRRWTAPGGDLAKTDKWVTAMEITRNADGSYTYKRRPVREVERKNYTAKFLYFPLPLDEANRLRSITGQNWQNPGW